The Mytilus galloprovincialis chromosome 2, xbMytGall1.hap1.1, whole genome shotgun sequence genome has a window encoding:
- the LOC143065127 gene encoding uncharacterized protein LOC143065127, whose product MSNSQTAKTCGLCDRNTNICWKCSQCDKYICEGCKIIHSKVNLGKEHDLTRIREPIERDELLGLKSVVCNRHRNKICDVFCRTCEELTCTSCQSIYHNHHNLPSVDDIHNEFKIELTKFETQIDVDILSKFEKEVEILNKFNFIHQQKYEEAERNIKERENFFIGEVKKHTQTLLNEIHEKWDLISSDISEQKSKISKIKNDLSYYKNYINESKDSRDIEKMLRDIKSLGHSLSEISKIEIDHIQQSPQFTEGIFQQKSLVQMIGNLEIVFIPNPEFKPKLTILKSFTTNFGDIQKIIQSENNTFWISSPKNAIKLGITMEKTKTLNTISLPEIDDMTILKSGEQLCTMKNYCKILSVNPDGQVKTFKDLSPQKPIALHTTVDNSLLIGVINKDLWKNLNKDTKSKQLIIKLSANGEELNQFEYKSFTLKKADGSNKLDIFDFTWRITTNSNEDICIVDLSTSSVKGRIVTLDKDGNLKWVYNGHPYDIPTEHFFLPGDIATTYLGNIIVCDTRNSAIHLLNAQGSIIAYKEKSDLDISYPLSLCFTDSKNLLVGCCRTSEDQNKAIIHCVKLRGL is encoded by the coding sequence atgtcAAATTCTCAAACAGCAAAAACCTGTGGATTATGTGATAGAAATACAAACATATGCTGGAAATGTTCTCAGTGTGACAAATATATTTGTGAAGGTTGTAAGATTATTCATTCTAAAGTTAATCTTGGAAAAGAACATGACTTGACCAGAATAAGGGAACCAATTGAAAGAGATGAACTATTAGGACTAAAATCTGTTGTCTGTAATAGGCATAGAAACAAAATTTGTGATGTTTTTTGTAGAACATGTGAGGAACTGACCTGTACCTCATGTCAATCCATATATCATAACCATCATAATCTGCCCTCTGTTGATGATATTCATAATGAATTCAAGATAGAACTGACAAAGTTTGAAACACAAATTGATGTGGATATTCTTAGCAAATTTGAAAAGGAAGtagaaatattaaacaaatttaatttcattCATCAGCAAAAATATGAAGAAGCAGAGAGGAATATAAAGGAGAGAGAGAACTTTTTCATTGGAGAGGTGAAAAAACATACTCAAACATTACTTAATGAAATACATGAAAAATGGGATTTAATAAGCTCCGACATTTCTGAACAAAAAtccaaaatatctaaaataaaaaatgatctttcatattataaaaattatattaatgaAAGCAAAGATTCTAGAGATATAGAAAAAATGCTAAGAGATATAAAAAGTCTAGGACATAGTTTGTCTGAAATTAGTAAAATAGAAATAGATCACATTCAACAATCACCTCAGTTTACAGAAGGAATTTTCCAACAAAAAAGTCTTGTTCAAATGATTGGTAATTTAGAAATAGTATTTATTCCTAACCCAGAGTTTAAACCTAAACTAACAATCTTAAAATCCTTTACAACAAATTTTGGTGACATTCAGAAAATCATACAATCTGAAAATAATACTTTCTGGATAAGCAGTCCAAAAAATGCAATTAAACTAGGTATAACAATGGAAAAGACCAAAACATTGAATACAATAAGTCTACCAGAAATAGATGACATGACCATCTTAAAATCAGGAGAGCAACTTTGCACCATGaaaaactattgtaaaatcctTAGCGTTAATCCAGATGGGCAGGTGAAAACGTTCAAGGACTTATCTCCTCAGAAACCTATAGCTCTTCATACAACTGTAGATAACAGTCTACTGATAGGTGTTATTAACAAAGACTTGTGGAAGAATCTCAATAAAGATACCAAAAGTAAACAACTTATTATCAAACTAAGTGCAAACGGAGAAGAATTAAATCAATTTGAATATAAGAGTTTCACTCTGAAAAAAGCAGATGGGTCAAACAAATTAGACATATTTGACTTTACCTGGAGAATAACTACAAATTCGAATGAAGACATTTGTATAGTTGATTTGAGTACTAGTTCGGTAAAGGGAAGAATAGTTACGCTAGACAAAGATGGAAATCTGAAATGGGTTTATAACGGACATCCATATGATATACCTACAGAACATTTCTTCCTTCCTGGAGATATAGCAACAACATACCTTGGAAATATCATTGTGTGCGATACAAGAAATAGTGCAATTCATCTTCTTAATGCTCAAGGCTCTATAATAGCTTATAAAGAAAAATCAGACCTTGACATTTCTTATCCGTTAAGTCTTTGCTTTACAGACAGTAAAAATCTATTGGTAGGTTGCTGTCGAACATCTGAAGACCAGAACAAAGCAATAATTCATTGTGTCAAACTCAGAGGATTATGA